In the genome of Corythoichthys intestinalis isolate RoL2023-P3 chromosome 19, ASM3026506v1, whole genome shotgun sequence, one region contains:
- the LOC130907235 gene encoding thrombomodulin-like: protein MIAFLLLLLCGLQGTVLALRGYCTASQCYAIFLGATNFKGAQNKCQDFNGNLLLFLDVEEQGHLLTDLRGSFWYGSPEANVQNCTSFSVWEGENVTTHTIPCGNQLDGYFCQYPNADPCGAIPGGADAQVMYTAPMGFVMNTSRHFPVGTLALAQKTPRYPDAKYLCFESSWLKAPWNCEVLDGGCEQSCNSTSGTCACPHGVYLHANLISCSDDPCDRCAHKCHRPTRACDCHAGYELDPDGKSCVDVDECEEMDVCVDESEECVNIPGHFKCTCRDGFDLEEGKCVDVRICAKCEHMKCVKSNGVYACECGEGFKVSPQDPTKCVMYCDQQDCLANCISNPDLEERDMHQCFCPDGYINDIRNKTAYCTDINECEIQAQCEHNCENLFGSFVCSCNEGYELFDEYMCVHPDEPDWTPSEPAKPDLRPATLPSYVKAGSILGIIVFVLLCLVLLYFLIRNLAKRCGSLELASLKGPDMDIFYLQQVTTETYKRLSFDKQSRCDSQRL from the coding sequence ATGATCGCTTTCCTTCTGCTTCTCCTTTGCGGGCTTCAGGGAACGGTGCTCGCTCTGCGCGGATATTGCACCGCGAGTCAGTGTTACGCGATTTTTTTGGGAGCAACAAACTTCAAGGGAGCGCAGAATAAGTGCCAAGATTTTAATGGGAACTTGTTGTTGTTCCTCGACGTGGAGGAGCAGGGGCATTTACTAACCGATTTGAGGGGGAGTTTTTGGTACGGCTCTCCCGAGGCAAATGTCCAAAACTGCACTTCATTCTCCGTTTGGGAAGGAGAAAACGTGACGACCCATACGATCCCGTGTGGCAACCAGCTTGATGGTTACTTTTGCCAGTACCCAAATGCGGATCCTTGTGGAGCCATCCCTGGTGGAGCAGACGCCCAGGTGATGTACACGGCCCCGATGGGCTTTGTTATGAACACTTCGCGTCACTTCCCTGTCGGAACACTCGCATTAGCGCAAAAGACACCCCGTTACCCGGATGCTAAGTATTTGTGTTTCGAATCAAGTTGGCTGAAAGCTCCGTGGAACTGCGAGGTGTTGGACGGAGGCTGCGAGCAAAGCTGCAACTCCACATCTGGCACCTGCGCGTGCCCGCATGGCGTCTATCTCCACGCCAACCTCATCAGCTGCAGCGATGACCCGTGTGACCGTTGCGCGCACAAGTGTCACCGCCCCACGCGCGCCTGCGATTGCCACGCCGGCTACGAACTGGATCCGGATGGGAAAAGCTGCGTGGATGTGGACGAGTGCGAAGAGATGGACGTTTGCGTGGATGAGAGCGAGGAGTGCGTGAACATTCCAGGTCATTTCAAGTGCACCTGCAGAGATGGGTTCGATTTAGAAGAAGGCAAGTGCGTGGATGTCAGGATCTGTGCGAAATGTGAGCACATGAAGTGCGTGAAATCCAACGGTGTGTATGCGTGTGAGTGTGGCGAGGGGTTTAAAGTGTCACCACAAGACCCCACTAAATGTGTGATGTACTGCGACCAGCAGGACTGCCTGGCTAATTGCATCTCAAATCCTGACTTGGAGGAGAGGGACATGCATCAGTGCTTCTGTCCTGATGGCTACATCAATGACATCCGCAACAAAACTGCCTATTGCACTGACATCAATGAATGTGAGATCCAGGCGCAGTGTGAACACAATTGTGAAAATCTATTTGGGAGCTTCGTGTGTTCATGTAATGAGGGATACGAGCTGTTTGACGAGTACATGTGCGTGCACCCAGATGAGCCCGATTGGACCCCGTCGGAACCCGCGAAGCCCGATCTACGTCCGGCCACCCTGCCGTCTTATGTAAAAGCAGGCAGCATACTTGGAATTATTGTGTTCGTGTTGCTTTGCCTGGTGCTGCTCTACTTCCTTATCAGGAATTTGGCCAAACGTTGTGGCAGTCTTGAGCTTGCATCCCTCAAGGGCCCCGATATGGATATTTTTTACCTGCAGCAAGTCACCACGGAGACATACAAGCGGTTATCTTTTGACAAACAGTCGCGATGTGACTCGCAAAGACTTTAA